In Ischnura elegans chromosome 6, ioIscEleg1.1, whole genome shotgun sequence, one genomic interval encodes:
- the LOC124160363 gene encoding E3 ubiquitin-protein ligase HERC2-like encodes MVRDRQHGSVIELNRIQVQKSRSSGGLADPHGVRSVFGQMVSKMELLFRRDALLLPHRVWKVKFVGEGVDDCGGGYSESIADMCEELQEGAVTLLVRTPNARGDHDYTPPPTSVNAAATNGNASSPFHMRMFRFLGVLMGVAIRTGSPLSLNLAEPVWKQLAGPSLTPAGLSEVDRDYVPGLTCIRDMDGDEAAFRSLAMPFSTPSSTGHEITLSTRHRRITPSHRHEYVKLALHCRP; translated from the exons ATGGTGAGAGACAGGCAGCATGGCTCTGTGATTGAACTGAATAGAATCCAAGTTCAAAAGTCAAGATCAAGTGGAGGATTGGCTGACCCTCATGGTGTCCGCTCAGTTTTTGGTCAAATGGTATCAAAGATGGAGCTCTTGTTCCGCAGAGATGCTCTTCTACTCCCTCATCGTGTGTGGAAAGTAAAATTTGTCG GTGAAGGTGTTGATGACTGTGGAGGAGGGTACAGTGAGAGTATAGCAGATATGTGTGAGGAATTACAAGAAGGAGCCGTTACACTTCTGGTACGTACTCCCAATGCACGTGGTGACCATGACTATACTCCACCCCCAACCTCTGTGAATGCAGCTGCGACTAATGGCAATGCATC AAGCCCCTTCCATATGAGAATGTTCAGGTTTTTAG GAGTCTTAATGGGTGTGGCTATAAGGACTGGAAGCCCATTAAGTCTAAACTTAGCAGAACCTGTGTGGAAGCAATTAGCAGGACCCTCCTTGACGCCTGCAGGCTTATCAGAAGTTGATCGTGATTATGTTCCAG gtTTGACGTGTATTCGTGATATGGATGGCGATGAAGCAGCATTTAGAAGTCTGGCAATGCCATTCTCAACTCCATCATCCACTGGCCACGAGATTACTTTGTCTACCCGCCATCGCAGAATCACCCCTAGTCATCGACATGAATATGTCAAGCTTGCTTTGCATTGTAG ACCATGA